A single Cyclopterus lumpus isolate fCycLum1 chromosome 15, fCycLum1.pri, whole genome shotgun sequence DNA region contains:
- the LOC117743906 gene encoding phytanoyl-CoA hydroxylase-interacting protein-like, producing the protein MEVPAMAHNITSPLSPCEGMMKDLSLDALQLCERDGSKSQDGTISELEELPVPQNIKISNITCDSFKICWDMEPRSKERITHYFIDLNKKENKNSNKFKHKDVPTKLVAKAVPLPMTVRGHWFLSPRTEYTVAVQTASKQTDGDYAISEWSEIIEFCTADYSPVHLNQLLQKAEVIAGRMLRFSVFYRNQNKEYFDRARETQENRMLQAVKDNSGSHGSPISGKLEGIYFSCNTEFNTGKPPQDSPYGRHRFEVRADTLFSPDSNLYFGDFYCMYTAYHYVILVLAPKGSTGDEFCKQRLPALDITDNRFLTCKQDEKGDGSLVFHHAQDVILEVIYTEQVDLAVGTVAEISGHQLMSMSTVNAKKDPSCKTCNISVGR; encoded by the exons ATGGAGGTACCAGCCATGGCGCACAACATCACCAGTCCATTAAGTCCCTGCGAGGGGATGATGAAGGACCTGAGCTTGGACGCCTTACAGTTATGCGAGCGGgatg GTAGTAAATCCCAGGACGGCACGATCTCCGAGTTGGAGGAGCTCCCCGTTCCTCAGAACATCAAGATCAGCAACATCACCTGCGACTCCTTCAAGATCTGCTGGGACATGGAGCCACGCAGCAAGGAGCGCATCACCCACTACTTCATCGACCtgaacaagaaggagaacaagaactcAAACAAGTTCAAACACAAG GATGTTCCTACCAAACTGGTAGCCAAGGCAGTGCCCCTGCCCATGACGGTTCGAGGTCACTGGTTCCTGAGCCCACGCACCGAGTACACCGTGGCGGTCCAGACGGCTTCAAAACAGACGGACGGGGACTACGCCATCTCCGAGTGGAGCGAGATCATTGAATTCTGCACTGCGG ATTACTCCCCAGTGCATCTAAACCAGCTGTTGCAAAAGGCCGAGGTCATCGCCGGCCGGATGCTGCGTTTCTCCGTCTTCTACAGGAACCAGAATAAAGAGTACTTTGACCGTGCCAG GGAGACGCAGGAGAACCGGATGCTGCAGGCGGTGAAAGACAACAGCGGCAGCCACGGCTCACCCATCAGTGGCAAGCTGGAGGGCATTTACTTCAGCTGCAACACCGAGTTCAACACGGGCAAGCCTCCGCAGGACTCCCCTTACGGCCGCCATCGCTTCGAGGTTCGGGCTGACACGCTCTTCAGCCCCGACAGCAACCTTTACTTCGGAGACTTCTACTGCATGTATACGGCCTACCACTATGTCATCCTGGTCCTGGCGCCAAAGGGCTCCACGGGGGACGAGTTCTGTAAGCAGAGGCTTCCTGCGCTAGACATCACCGACAACCGGTTCCTCACCTGCAAGCAGGATGAAAAGGGCGACGGCAGTCTGGTGTTTCACCACGCCCAGGACGTCATCCTGGAGGTGATCTACACGGAGCAAGTAGACCTGGCGGTGGGCACGGTGGCTGAGATCAGCGGGCACCAGCTGATGAGCATGTCCACAGTAAATGCCAAGAAGGACCCCAGCTGCAAGACCTGCAACATCAGTGTGGGACGCTAA